CATTTCTGATCATGTACTTCTTATGCAGGGTCTGAATCATGATGATCGACGGATGAGTGTTTGATTTGGGTGTTGGGTTTTTGATATATGTGCAATTGACCAGGTCTTGAATGAAGAAAATGGACAGAGTGATTCAACCTCCTCTggtaattttttttcctttctgcAAATTTTATGCTTTGATTGTATCATAGTTTGTTGTCCGTGATGGAATGTAAACCTACACACACGCacaaacaaacacacacacacacacacatttctaTGCTATGCTTCCATATGGTTTTTGTAGTTCGGAAGTGTCTTATTCTTATGGTTGGCTAGTactgtttctttttcttttattatatatagtGCTATTTATTTAGTTGTTGAATTATCGACCAATTGATTTTTAGTATGAATCTTGTAAGAATCCATTTTGCCTTTTATTTTCAACTTTTGAACTTCCTGAGCCACCTCATTttttaagctctctctctctctctctctctctgagtgtGTGGCTGTTTGTGTTTGTTTTATGTATGTGTTGCGACTCTGTAAACGGATTTGAATGCAGTTTTTGTGTGTATTTGCAGGCTTGCGCAGTGAGAATATTATTGGGAATAGTGTTTCTTTTGTTTAGTGGAAATCCCATGGAATGATTTCACTGAAATTAGTGCAAACTGTAAGAATAATGGCATATCTGCTAAAATTTAAGTGTTTTTCTACTTTGTTACTGCTGCTTCCTGTTAAATATCCCAGTACTCATTGTTGTCACCCAATTCTAACAGCTTTAGCTTTTGGGTTAATTGATGACTTTACTTCTAGTTCCAAGACGTCTTGCGTTCAAGTCTTGTGATCAGTGTGTGTTCCCTCTTATTGGCAATTTAGGTTCTACCTTTTGTGTAGTGAAAAGACCATGGAATGACAAATTTTAAGTGTTTCTTACGGTGTTGTTGCTTCCAATTAAATTGCTGAATATGCATCATTGCACCCCAATCCTAACAATctaagcttttaggtcaagtgGCTATTTCTAGTTTCAGGAGTTCCTTGGTTTAGGCCTTGTGATCCGTGTTTTTTTTCTTGTTATACTTATTGTAGTTCAATTTGTTGATCTTCATCTGCGAGCTGGGATTGAACATGAGGGAGAGTGTTTGATAGCCTAATATTGCATTGTTGGGCCCAACTCCAAAAGCTTTTAGGTCAAGCAGTGACTTTGTGAGCTATGACTGTCCACCCAATTACTGGTTTCCTTCAGATTTATTGTTTGTGCATGATTCAAGGATGTTCATTGATTGGCATCTTACATTCTTCTTTGAGAATGTTATTATCATGAATTTTTGCctatatttttgttgattttaAGGAAGATTTATTCTGCCATATAGTGCACTTTGCCCTATTTAAACATGGTCTGTTTTCACATTCTCTCCAGTTGATGAGTGAAGAAATTGTTCGTCATAAAGTAGCCTTTCAATTTTTACCATTGACAgtgcattttattattttatttactgGATTTGTCATTGTTACAAATTTCGCCTTTACATCTAGAGGTTGCATCTATTTATAAATGATGGTTGAAGTGTTTAAATGGGGCATCTCTCACCACCGCTTTTAGATCAGGTTGGCCTATCACTTTAGGGCTCTTTATGATTTTTAGAATTATGACCAACCAAGAGTTGCGATCTGCTGCAATAATTACATTGCACATGTATGCAATGAGTATGATACAACAATCAATTCTTTGGTTCCTCAGTTGATCTTATGTTTTCTTTCTTTGTGTGTGTGCGCGCTCAAATGGGTGTTTGATCAAATAATTCAAAGCTATTTGAAAGAAGGATAAGAGAATGAGGCCTTTACCACAGGCTCCAGCTCTCTAAGATACAAATTGAATTGATCAAGCTTCAAAATAAAACCCGAATATTAGCTGGTTAGTTTCAAAACAATATTGTGATGTTGAAGATGAGACTAGTTTCAAAGAGGGATTAAAGGGTGGGGGTGGAAAGGAGTAAAAAATTGGAAGTGGGCTTGGGGGGGTGAATTCTGATGTCTTTCATCTGAATTCTAATAGATTTGAGGGCAACAAGGTTTATGCTCGTTGGAGGGCAGCTCATATGGGTGCAGAGATGAGGAAGGTGCTTGATGATAAGAGAGAAAAATCTTACGAGTCACTGCACCAAAGATATTAAAGAGAGATTCTAAAGGAGAATTTAGCTTAGTGGAAGACTCTCATGCAAAGAAGGAAATTAGGGGTAGTAATGGGGCAAGTAAAGGAAAGGAGATGAAATGGGAGGATTTTTCAAATTCAGAGAGTGATGATATTAGTGAGCTTGACTGTGGTCGGGGAGGctgttgttggatgagattcaagAACAATATGGTTATGCTTCTGATCCTTGTGACGAACTAGGGGATTTATCCATTGGACGGCTTGGAGGGAAcatctattttttaaaatgatgggCTGGTTAATAATTTACAGTGTGGGGATGGAATTTTGCCTGCACTGTTGGAGGAAATTTTTAAGGAGGTAGAAGCTCGAGatcttttggataaaatggatttaaaacTGACTGATTTTAGAGGCAATGAAGTGCGCGTGGATGGTGGCAAAAGCCAAAAGATAAAGGGTCAAAGGGAATTAGCGAATTTGAAGAGCTCAGTAAATTATGATTGGAAAGAAGGGTTTGAAAAGGGATTTCCTTGGTTAATTTTGTTTGGGTTTATTTTTCAACCttgagtttttctttttttttttccttctttcttttttctcttttttttttttcttcgttgATCTTTCGTTGTTATTTGGTCCCCGCGTGTTGTACCTTCCCTTATTTCTATCTAATATAGCTGATCTTATTatcttaaaaatttattaaaaaaaaaaaaaaaatgaggccTTCACCACATGAGTTCCAATTTGTCACAATGACAATAgtaaattttcagtatatatTGCCCCTTGGATAAAGCAATTTTGTTGAAATGAAGCAATATATGGTGGAATAATAAGGGCTTCTATTAAAATATAAGGCAAAAGACTCTCACCtttggcaaaaagacaaagaCCTACCCTAAGGTTTCATATATGCCAtcgacctcccctgaggtttcaaaaatttcacagACCTCCCTTTAAAAAACTTGTCTTTTCTCAAAATACGAGGGAAGGTTTGTATCTTTTTTGCAAACCTAAGGGTAGGTCcctagaatttttgaaacctcaagagagatccttggaatttttgaaatctcaggagaAGTCATTGTCTTTTGCCCTAAAATATAAATAGCTGCTCCCGGGTTTGCTTCAacatcttttcttctttttttcctttttttttttttataaatattttcaatGTCTGCATGAGAATTCTTAACATGCCATAGAAATCTAGAAGATAGTTTAATGGTATAAAGAGGACTGGTATGCAGTTTGTGCATTCATTTACCtcactttatttctttcattttatatttccccaattatatgaattttctttaaatttccaAGTTAACCACTTCCACTTATCactctatttttctttttttagcaTTCTTAGAATTTAACTCTTTACtgcataagaaaaataaaatagaagttAATTCACGTGTCTAACTCATCAATGTAGGGTAACTTGGAACATCATCTTTGTTTTGGAGTTAAATCACTTAAATTTATCTGTCTCACTTTTTGAATTTCTTGAATTTGTTAGTTTACTACTATTTGTTCTAACAAAAAATGGTAGAGCCTATTTAGTCGTggaaaacagttttcattttccatttttaattttccAAGGAATTTAAAAAAAGTCCAGATTATTTTTCAGTTTtgcaaaatttgttttaaaaaaataatcagaAAACAATAAAAAGTTTTGGCACTGCTCATGTTTGGAAAATAATTTTGTTTTCCATTTCCaacttttcaaataattacaaaaaatacaccttgtttttcaatttcctaaatttgtataaaaaagatggaaacatctttttattattttctatatttctgACTTCTTATAtatggaaaattgaaaaaaaaaaaaagtgattttgtaattttttagaaATCTAGAATGAAATATGAGAATTGTTTTCCCCAACTAAACAGGTCctttatttcctttctttttactACAAATCTTGTAAAACTGAAAAGTAAGCtagaatttttataattctttggaaaactgaaaatgaataaacaaaaactattttccacaactaaacagacCTTTATATTCTATGAATATCTGCGAGGGTATTTTTCAGGGGGAATAGGATTAAAAAATTGGAGGGGAACTTTCCTAGTAGCCTTTAGGACAATTCCCTTGCCAATTTTTAATCTTACTTTTGCTCCCTAAGGCTGGATGTATGAATTAGCTAGTTGATCAAAATAAAGGACAGTGTGAAAAATAAACTATATTGTCTTTATTCATTCGTAACCATTTATTGGCTTGTCATAACATACACAGGAGGCTGCATCTACATCTTGGGCATCTTTCGCTCGAAGGTTCAACAGTTAGTTGATCCTTGTGAGATGCACCTTAGCTCCTCCACTGATGTGTGGTTTAGAGCCTCGCGCTTTCTAAAGTCTAGTCTCAATTTTAtcttatttcatattttataattttatacatattttccGAAACTATATATTTTACATAGTCCCCTCTAACCTTTGAGTCTTCTACATTCAACCCCCTCCCCAATGCTTCCCCACACCTGCACATCCGCTACCACTCCTGCTTCACCTAACTGCTTTGAATTGTCAttcattaattatatttttcttttaaaaaaaaaaatgataagtttatattttgagaaaatttacTTGTGTGGAACAGCATGTCATAGTTCATAAAGGTAAAGTCAAAACTACTCTTAACAAGTATTTAGAAGTGTTGCTAAATAACATAGCAATGTTTGGCAAAGTTTAAAACTTTCTGTTTCATACATTTGCAATTAAGCCAGAGATGACCTACTTGGTTGAGATGTTTCTCCTTGTCATGTTTGGCAAAGTTTAAAAGTTTCTGTTTCATACATTTGCAATTAAGCCAGAGATGACCTACTTGGTTGAGATGTTTCTCCTTGTCCGAATACCTGAAGTCCTAACCAGTGCTTGTATGCTTGTACTTGTATTAtggattttttcttttcttcaatttcGACACTGGCATGCCATATCATGTCAAGTTGATGTTATTGTAGTGAATAAGTACTTGAAATGTTGCCATAAtacttctctttcttttttttttgaaggtTGATACAACAGCATGTTTATGTAGAGTAGATGCAGGACTCAAAACTGTTGCCGGGGCTAAGAAATATGTCCCTGGGACAAAACTGTGTCTTCAGCCTGACATCAAACCATCCATTCATCCTTCCAAGCACAAACCAGGGCGTGGTGACAGGAACCGCATCCAGTCCCCTCTGCTTCCAGGGCTTCCTGATGATCTTGCCATTGCTTGCTTAATCCGAGTCCCACGAGTTGAGCACCGTAAACTTCGACTTGTCTGTAAAAGATGGTACCGTCTTTTGGCTGGCAACTTTTTTTACTCACTCCGAAAGAGTCTTGGAATTGCAGAAGAATGGATATATGTTATGAAGAGAGACAAAGATGGGAAAATATCATGGCATGCTTTTGACCCAATATACCAGCTCTGGCAGCCCCTCCCACCTGTCCCAAAAGAATATTCAGAAGCTCTAGGGTTTGGATGTGCTGTTCTTAGTGGCTGTCACCTCTACTTAATTGGTGGCAAGGATCCAATTCGGGGATCAATGAGACGAGTCATTTTTTATAGTGCTCGCACAAATAAGTGGCACCGTGCCCCAGATatgcttcgtcgacgacatttcTTTGGCTCGTGTGTCATAAACAACTGCTTGTATGTAGCTGGTGGGGAGAATGAGGGGGTGCACCGATCCTTGAGATCAGCTGAAGTTTACGATCCCAACAAGAATAGATGGTCCTACATTTCAGATATGAGTACAGCTATGGTACCTTTCATTGGGGTTGTTTACGAGGGCAAGTGGTTCTTGAAGGGCCTTGGTTCCCACCGACAGGTTCTGAGCGAGGCCTACCAGCCAGAAACTGACAGCTGGTATCCTGTCTATGATGGAATGATTGCAGGCTGGAGGAACCCTAGTGCTTCACTAAATGGCCAACTCTATGCTTTGGAGTGCAAGGACGGCTGCAAACTCCGAGTTTATGATGAAGCAACAGATTCTTGGAGCAAGCATATTGATAGTAAGATGCATTTGGGGAATTCCAGGGCTTTAGAGGCAGCTGCACTGGTCCCACTAAGTGGAAAACTCTGTATTATTCGTAATAATATGAGCATTACCTTGGTTGATGTTTCAAATTCTGAAGATGTTACCGGGGCTACAGCTGAACACTTGTGGGAAACTATTGCTGGAAAAGGGCAGTTCAAAACTTTCGTTACGAACCTGTGGTCGAGCCTTGCTGGTAGGAACCGACTTAAAAGTCACATTGTTCACTGCCAAGTTCTTCAAGCTTGAAGGCTGTAAAAGCATACAGTGGAATCAAAGGAAGGCGGACCAGTTTTCAAACTTTTCATTTCTCCATTCGATGGCCTGCTGCATATGCATCAGAGAGCCAAAAGCATGGAGCATTGAGACAGAAAGTGATGAACACGAAGTCCAATGTTGCTGGTGTAAGTTGGTGTTAGTAAAACGATACTTGTGTTCCAATATAGGCATCAGATTGATGACCATGTTTGTTTTGCCTGATCATATCTAGTCCTGCAGAATATTTTGTACAATACACAGTTGTaatgttttgaaaattaaagagcCTGTTATCCAACTCACCAGAGCTTTTTGCCTGTTAGATTGCTGTAATTGGTGTCTGAGTGCATTCCTGCGAGGACATTAGCACATTAACAGTGAATCATTTAGCCTTAGCCATCTTAACCACTGGCCAGTGGCCTTGTCTTATGTAGCTCCTAGATTCTGCCACATCTCacatttatgttttgtatttttcCCTTGTTCTCTCCTTCCCCTTTTTTACCTTCCACTCAACTCACTTGTCTCcgcatcctctctctctctctctctctccaatttcATTCTCTCCTTGCATTAGGTTCTTCATTTTAATTCCCTCTTTGGGACTTCAGAGATTggatcttgaatttaaatttatgtgactTTAAACAAAAACATAGTAAAAAGTTGTGTTTGAGTTTTATCCTAAGCACACAAATTCAATTTGTGATACCAAACACAACCTTAGTTTTTACATGTCTTCTCTCATGAGGTTCAGTAAtttaataatcattttatcaatAGCTTGAGCAAAATTGCCAAGGCAGAAAATTGTACAAATTGTTATATGGTGATCAGTTTAACCCCACAAACAAAAACAATCAGATCTTATAAGTTGATTCTGGGGCCTATAATCCAATTTGCCTAATTTTATGCCATTGCTGTAAATCAAATGCATTTGAGGCCGCAAACAGGGACCAACATAAACATAAATATTTTTCCAGTCAGGGTAACCATTTCAATGAATTTCAAAGTCCAGCAACCATCTGGTACTCACAGAAGATGCAAAACTAAATTCTCAATGTCAAGAATGGTTAGCCATGGGTGTTAAATAAATGACAGCCATAAAAAAATTTCTTCCAATATTTTCATGTTGAGATGACTGATCAGattaaatatgaaaacataaTTTCACAAAATAATCAACTAGACGTTTCATGCACATAAAGAATTACAACAGCATGCATCGACCTAGGTAAACCCCAAAAATCACAATTAAATTTTGCTTTCTACTCTTTTTTCAAGAATAGCTACAAAAGAATTTTTACAAAATGATCTAACTAAAGAGCTCGAGCTCTCCCTACTCTGTTGTATAGGACTGCGGGTGAGATGTGAAAAAGACAGAATCTATCCCGTCCCATGTCCTGAGAGGTAAGATCGAGCAAGGGAATAGCACTTCTCCTTCTGCTTTTTGTGCTCATCGTATCGCAGAAAGAAATAACCAAGATAATCAAAATTGATGGGAGACATCTTTGCCTACAAGCAAAAACAGAATAAGAACAAAATTAGTCATAGATGTTAAAGTTGTCTTAGGGAGGCTTGAATTGCAATGCTAGAGTAGAGATACCTGGATTAAAGCCCATAAAGCCCAATATAAGTGTGAAGCTAGCATGAAAGTATTTGTCTCAATGTACAGAGCTTCCAAATCTTCATCAGAAACCTGTTGATAAACACGGCTTAGTTGCAACCATGTACAGTTCTTAACGTTATAATACACAACTCAGCAGAAATGCTAACTTTATATTTTGAAGGAGGTGCTAATCTAATGTAAGAGagcaaaaatgtattagtggTCGTACCATGCCAACTGCTATATGGTAAAGCAAGAGACGCATTCAAACCCAACAATTCTGATTTCAAGATGTGAAACTTGGGAACCTAGAACGATCAACTTTTCTTGGCCAGCTGGCTACTAAATTGCAATGGTAATGAACAATTCTGGAACCATAATAACTGAATAACATActaattctttttttttggattacgcaccgggtatccacgtgtccgttttacagTCCACATGACTAAACCGGCGCCCTCTCTATATATGATGAGAAATCTTTGAGAAAGAATCCATGGACagaaaatgtaataaaaaaaaaatttccagaACCAGTTGCAACTGTGAACTAactgatgcaggggcagcatcaacgATCTGCAGCCATTAAGGaatgtaggagagagagagaggggaagaaggaagaagagaagagaggagagaggaggagatacaagggggaatcATATGTTCACTTTCAAATTCAATTACAACCAACTTCTAAATGGatttcacactatttataagaaagcagGAGTGGCATCAATGATCTGCAGCCATGAAGGAATGTAGGAGAGGAGAAGAAAGTCAAGGAGGAAgaaggcagagagagagagagagaaagagagagaggagagaggagatacaagggggaatcACACGTTTCACAGTCAAATCAAATTCATCAACCAACTTCCACATGGCTTCCACACACTCCTCGTAAGAAAGCCtctaacacatgaaattacagaTATACCCCCAAACTAGATGAAATCACAAACAAACCCCtaaactaaatatattacaaacaagcccccaaatacacattaTTCTAtaataattaaactaaatatacataataaactaattaattaaacacaACAATTCTTGTCCAATTATTCTCCATTAATCTCTAACAAGTATCTCCCCAAGGTCTCGCTTCTTATCCTACATCACTAATGCTTGGCCACAGTCCCACAGAAAACCTTACTGTCCATGGGTCAAATTTTACCTTGAGTAAAGAAAAAACCATTCTGAATTTTACCATGTTACTGGTAGCAAGGGGATATCATTCATCAATTGAAGATGCAAACCCCATTCCCCCAATACACAAGTAACACAACAGACACTCTGGGCAAAAAACACTTCAGTTTAGGCCAAATTTTGATCTTCTAGAACAGTCTTTTATGTTCCTAGTGCCATATGGCCCATTAATGGCCTTTATATATGTTGCAAAGATATAAAAAGTTGGCACCACCCATCCAAAAGTCCTACCAGTGGGATGCTCGACTCCAAAAACGAAGAAACTTTATTCAACTACATCTTCTCAGGGAAATGGCACTGAAATCTAATCCAGTTGGATATGCAAAAGCTGGATACTCATGTTGTATATACAAGTCATTCAACTCAAGAAATGTCGAGTATTTAGGGCagtatttgtacacaaatttggaA
This window of the Malania oleifera isolate guangnan ecotype guangnan chromosome 6, ASM2987363v1, whole genome shotgun sequence genome carries:
- the LOC131157234 gene encoding F-box/kelch-repeat protein At1g55270-like, yielding MKKMDRVIQPPLVDTTACLCRVDAGLKTVAGAKKYVPGTKLCLQPDIKPSIHPSKHKPGRGDRNRIQSPLLPGLPDDLAIACLIRVPRVEHRKLRLVCKRWYRLLAGNFFYSLRKSLGIAEEWIYVMKRDKDGKISWHAFDPIYQLWQPLPPVPKEYSEALGFGCAVLSGCHLYLIGGKDPIRGSMRRVIFYSARTNKWHRAPDMLRRRHFFGSCVINNCLYVAGGENEGVHRSLRSAEVYDPNKNRWSYISDMSTAMVPFIGVVYEGKWFLKGLGSHRQVLSEAYQPETDSWYPVYDGMIAGWRNPSASLNGQLYALECKDGCKLRVYDEATDSWSKHIDSKMHLGNSRALEAAALVPLSGKLCIIRNNMSITLVDVSNSEDVTGATAEHLWETIAGKGQFKTFVTNLWSSLAGRNRLKSHIVHCQVLQA